In a single window of the Gossypium hirsutum isolate 1008001.06 chromosome A13, Gossypium_hirsutum_v2.1, whole genome shotgun sequence genome:
- the LOC107961244 gene encoding transcription factor RAX2-like, with the protein MGRAPCCDKANVKKGPWSPEEDSKLKDYIEKYGTGGNWIALPQKAGLKRCGKSCRLRWLNYLRPNIKHGEFTDDEDRIICTLFASIGSRWSIIAAQLPGRTDNDIKNYWNTKLKKKLLAMNGIPSQPQRKPPPPPPPPPPFSHQPQPVSSLYEDSTAYYYTPFEPIMSSAQSDLLNNTNLTNNSSLIQTPESLFSHMQYHPMRDNFLMYGGEPSCSSSDGSYGKEMKQEDHMGFQGFGASLDYGTNNGVNQWIEKQSGYNGECPLDYNLEDVKRLISSNNNSFFIDENDTQDKAMYCYYY; encoded by the exons atggGGAGAGCTCCTTGTTGTGACAAAGCAAATGTGAAGAAAGGGCCATGGTCTCCTGAAGAAGACTCTAAGCTGAAAGATTATATAGAGAAATATGGAACTGGTGGTAATTGGATTGCTCTCCCTCAAAAAGCTG GTCTGAAAAGATGTGGGAAGAGTTGCAGATTGAGATGGCTTAATTATCTGAGGCCAAACATTAAACATGGTGAATTCACTGATGACGAAGATAGGATTATCTGTACCCTCTTTGCTAGCATTGGAAGCAG ATGGTCAATAATAGCTGCTCAGTTACCAGGAAGGACTGATAATGATATCAAGAACTATTGGAACACCAAGCTTAAGAAAAAGCTCCTGGCCATGAATGGTATTCCTTCTCAACCGCAAAGaaaaccaccaccaccaccaccaccaccaccaccatttTCTCATCAACCTCAACCTGTTTCATCACTATACGAAGACAGCACTGCTTATTATTACACACCTTTTGAACCCATTATGTCATCAGCCCAGTCTGATCTTTTGAACAACACGAACTTGACCAACAATTCTTCTCTCATTCAAACACCAGAAAGCTTGTTCAGTCACATGCAATATCATCCAATGAGAGACAATTTCCTCATGTATGGGGGTGAACCAAGCTGCAGTTCATCTGATGGTAGCTATGGCAAAGAGATGAAACAAGAAGATCATATGGGTTTTCAGGGTTTTGGTGCTTCATTAGACTATGGTACCAACAATGGAGTTAACCAATGGATTGAGAAACAAAGTGGGTATAATGGAGAATGCCCATTAGACTATAACCTTGAAGATGTTAAGAGACTGATTAGCTCTAACAATAACAGCTTCTTCATAGATGAAAATGACACACAAGATAAAGCTATGTACTGCTATTACTACTAG
- the LOC107957652 gene encoding probable glucuronoxylan glucuronosyltransferase IRX7: MRILHKGRQSEKSLFFKYYKWVLWFSFTLYFLTSFFITNKPLPLSKTRVSGSKSSLASRVLFESVNKTRHKSKPKNPAAFKDLKIFVYELPSEYNEDWLSNKRCSNHLFASEVAIHRALMNTYDLRTFDPYEADFFFVPVYVSCNFSTVNGFPAIGHARSLISSAIQLISSNYPFWNRTQGSDHIFVASHDYGACFHAMEDRAIDDGIPDFMKNSIILQTFGVNYKHPCQDVEHVVIPPYIPPESVRNTLEKAPLTGKRDIMVFFRGKMEVHPKNVSGKFYGKKVRTEIWRRYNGDRRFYLQRQRFAGYQSEIVRSVFCLCPLGWAPWSPRLVESVALGCVPVIIADGIQLPFPSAVKWSEISLTVAERDVGKLGRILEHVAKTNLSTIQKNLWDPAVSKALLFNAHMQEGDATWQVLGSLYKKLDRSYKRSRVSSQ; the protein is encoded by the exons ATGAGGATATTACACAAAGGCAGACAATCTGAAAAAAGCCTCTTTTTTAAGTATTACAAATGGGTTCTTTGGTTTTCATTTACTCTTTATTTTCTAACATCTTTCTTCATTACCAACAAGCCGCTACCTTTGTCTAAAACCCGTGTTTCTGGTTCTAAATCTTCCCTTGCTTCTCGTGTTCTGTTCGAATCTGTCAACAAAACCCGACATAAATCCAAACCCAAAAATCCCG CTGCGTTTAAAGATTTGAAGATATTCGTCTACGAGTTACCTTCAGAATACAATGAGGATTGGCTTTCGAACAAGAGATGTAGCAACCATTTGTTTGCCTCCGAGGTTGCCATTCACAGAGCATTGATGAACACCTATGACTTGAGAACATTCGACCCTTATGAAGCTGATTTCTTTTTTGTTCCTGTTTATGTCTCATGCAACTTCAGCACCGTTAATGGCTTCCCTGCCATTGGCCATGCTCGTTCTCTTATATCTTCTGCTATTCAGCTTATTTCCTCGAACTACCCTTTCTGGAACCGAACACAAGGTTCCGACCACATCTTCGTTGCCTCCCATGATTATGGAGCCTGCTTCCACGCCATG GAGGATAGAGCTATTGATGATGGGATTCCGGATTTTATGAAGAATTCGATAATTCTACAAACTTTCGGTGTTAATTACAAGCACCCATGTCAAGACGTTGAACACGTTGTTATACCGCCTTATATACCGCCGGAAAGTGTACGGAATACCCTGGAGAAAGCCCCGTTGACCGGGAAAAGAGACATCATGGTCTTTTTTAGGGGGAAAATGGAGGTCCACCCCAAAAACGTTAGTGGAAAATTTTACGGCAA GAAGGTGAGGACGGAAATTTGGCGGAGATATAACGGTGACCGGCGGTTTTACTTACAAAGACAGAGATTCGCCGGTTACCAATCAGAAATCGTACGGTCGGTTTTTTGTTTGTGCCCACTCGGGTGGGCTCCATGGAGTCCAAGGCTTGTCGAGTCCGTGGCATTGGGTTGCGTGCCGGTGATAATAGCCGATGGTATCCAATTGCCATTTCCCTCCGCCGTGAAGTGGTCTGAGATTTCCCTCACGGTGGCGGAAAGGGACGTAGGGAAGCTAGGGAGGATCCTGGAACATGTGGCGAAGACCAATTTGTCAACCATCCAGAAAAACCTCTGGGACCCTGCTGTCAGCAAGGCCCTACTGTTCAATGCTCACATGCAAGAAGGAGATGCCACGTGGCAGGTTCTCGGGTCACTTTACAAGAAACTGGACCGGTCGTACAAGAGATCGAGGGTTTCAAGCCAATAG
- the LOC107957653 gene encoding germin-like protein subfamily 1 member 1: MKMCRLFLQLCLGLTLLSGLAKPDIDPLQDYCIADTKSPFYLNGAPCLNPTLAHSSHFTTSALAKAGDTKANQFGFSVTLTTLANLPGINTMGLTMARVDIAADGLVPPHSHPRASEVTICLQGVILVGFVDTSNRLFTQKLEPGDSFVFPRGLIHFLYNMEPKKPALAISGLSSQNPGTQIASRAAFVSNPPIPEVVLEKAFQISHQDVAKIRKNLGG; the protein is encoded by the coding sequence ATGAAAATGTGTCGTTTATTTCTTCAACTATGCCTTGGTTTAACTCTCTTATCGGGTCTTGCTAAACCAGACATTGACCCCCTTCAAGATTACTGCATTGCAGACACTAAATCCCCTTTTTACCTCAATGGTGCACCCTGTCTCAACCCAACTCTGGCTCATTCCTCCCACTTCACCACCTCGGCTTTAGCCAAAGCTGGTGACACCAAGGCTAACCAATTCGGCTTCAGTGTCACCCTCACCACCCTTGCAAATTTGCCTGGAATTAACACCATGGGCCTCACCATGGCCCGTGTCGACATAGCAGCTGACGGCCTTGTTCCACCCCATTCCCACCCTCGGGCTTCCGAAGTCACCATTTGTCTTCAGGGTGTTATCCTTGTGGGCTTTGTGGATACCTCTAACCGCTTATTCACTCAAAAACTTGAGCCCGGTGACTCATTCGTTTTCCCCAGAGGACTCATCCATTTTCTGTATAACATGGAGCCAAAGAAGCCTGCTTTAGCTATCTCTGGGCTCAGCAGCCAAAACCCAGGCACACAAATAGCTTCAAGGGCCGCTTTCGTGTCCAATCCACCCATTCCCGAAGTTGTTTTGGAAAAGGCATTTCAAATCAGCCACCAGGACGTTGCCAAGATACGTAAAAACCTTGGCGGCTGA
- the LOC107957654 gene encoding probable protein phosphatase 2C 25 produces the protein MSCSIAVSNSPVFSPSSPLFCQSHDALNLTLTHLIPPSSYPPSPSPSSPFMLRLQKPPTGSLLSSSSVSTSPTACMGAGTVETILKRKRPAKLDIPVAKTTTSFGAPKTPCEVRREVESEGDGFSVYCERGRKKAMEDRFSASVELQGNSKQAFFGVFDGHGGAKAAEFAAQKLRRNILDEVDRKRDKTMIKEAVKQGYLKTDAEFLKQDVAGGTCCVTALIQNGNLIVSNAGDCRAVLSRAGVAEPLTSDHRPSREDEKDRIETWGGYVDLCHGSWRIQGCLAVSRGIGDKHLKQWVIAEPETNIINIESDCEFLILASDGLWDKVSNQEAVDIARPKCLAINKTIDPLVACKKLVQLSVSRGSSDDISVMLIQLRNYI, from the exons ATGTCGTGTTCTATCGCCGTATCTAACTCGCCGGTGTTTTCTCCGTCGTCGCCTCTTTTCTGTCAGTCCCACGATGCCTTGAATTTGACGTTGACTCACCTTATACCTCCGTCGTCTTATCCGCCATCTCCCTCTCCTTCATCGCCTTTCATGCTCCGGCTTCAAAAACCGCCGACTGGGTCTTTGTTATCATCATCATCTGTTTCGACGTCGCCAACAGCATGTATGGGAGCGGGAACAGTTGAGACTATATTGAAGAGGAAGAGGCCGGCGAAGCTGGACATACCGGTGGCGAAAACGACGACGAGTTTTGGAGCTCCAAAGACGCCGTGTGAAGTAAGGAGAGAGGTGGAGAGTGAGGGAGATGGGTTTTCTGTTTACTGTGAAAGAGGAAGGAAAAAAGCCATGGAAGATAGGTTCTCAGCTTCTGTTGAACTCCAAGGAAACTCCAAACAG GCATTTTTTGGTGTTTTTGATGGACATGGAGGAGCTAAAGCTGCAGAATTCGCAGCCCAGAAACTGAGGAGGAACATATTAGATGAAGTTGATAGAAAAAGAGACAAAACAATGATAAAGGAAGCTGTTAAACAAGGTTATTTGAAGACAGATGCTGAATTTCTTAAACAAGATGTAGCCGGTGGCACATGCTGTGTGACAGCTTTGATACAAAATGGTAACCTTATTGTATCCAATGCCGGTGATTGTCGTGCAGTTTTGAGCAGAGCCGGTGTCGCGGAACCTCTCACCTCTGATCACCGACCTTCAAGGGAAGACGAGAAGGACCGAATCGAGACTTGG GGTGGGTATGTGGATTTATGCCATGGTTCTTGGAGAATTCAAGGTTGTTTAGCTGTGTCTAGAGGGATAGGAGACAAGCATCTTAAACAATGGGTAATAGCTGAACCGGAGACAAACATCATTAACATAGAATCCGATTGCGAGTTCTTAATATTAGCCTCCGATGGCTTATGGGACAAGGTTAGCAATCAAGAAGCAGTTGACATTGCTCGTCCAAAATGTTTAGCTATCAACAAGACAATTGATCCATTGGTTGCCTGTAAAAAACTTGTACAACTTTCTGTTTCAAGAGGCTCGTCGGATGATATCAGTGTCATGCTCATTCAGCTGAGGAACTATATTTGA